In Synechococcus sp. CC9616, the following are encoded in one genomic region:
- a CDS encoding RNA-binding protein, translating into MELFLFDFLTIFIGNLSWDAEREDLQHLFGQYGEVTKCSMPLDRDTGRKRGFAFVDLSQEADETKAIDDLQDVEWMGRNISVRKAEPRR; encoded by the coding sequence ATGGAACTGTTTCTGTTCGATTTTTTGACGATTTTCATTGGAAATCTCTCCTGGGATGCTGAGAGAGAAGACCTGCAGCATCTTTTCGGGCAATACGGAGAGGTGACCAAATGCTCGATGCCCTTGGATCGTGACACCGGTCGCAAGCGTGGCTTTGCGTTTGTGGATCTCAGTCAGGAAGCCGATGAGACCAAGGCCATTGATGATCTTCAGGACGTCGAATGGATGGGTCGCAACATTTCCGTGCGCAAGGCCGAACCGCGTCGTTGA
- a CDS encoding M20/M25/M40 family metallo-hydrolase codes for MPRDLSDICLADLEAIAIPRHARWDRLGLMAVRSYVRDQLSALGELEEHHFTSGIDDGVNFIFRLPGRNPRCRPLLVGAHYDGPLHSIGADDNASGIVALLELARRWSANPPKRPVWLVAFDQEEWGMLGSASLAAQLKKTGQDLKLMVSLEMLAFTSEQQSYPHPAMRHIYGDRGDFIALVANAGAGLMLPRLTHSMGQHVTTKLLPVLRAGHDFPAVRRSDHSPFWDRGYNALMVTDTSFLRNPNYHQMSDTIDSLDLPFFASVIDGLHSGLSGL; via the coding sequence ATGCCTCGAGATCTGAGCGACATCTGCCTGGCCGATCTAGAAGCCATCGCCATTCCACGCCATGCGCGCTGGGACCGCCTGGGGTTGATGGCTGTGCGCAGTTACGTCCGTGATCAACTCTCTGCTCTTGGTGAGCTGGAGGAGCACCACTTCACCAGTGGAATTGATGATGGCGTGAACTTCATCTTCAGGCTCCCGGGCCGCAACCCCAGATGCAGACCCCTCCTTGTTGGCGCCCACTACGACGGACCACTGCACTCCATCGGTGCAGATGACAACGCCAGTGGAATCGTGGCGTTGCTGGAACTAGCGAGACGTTGGTCTGCCAACCCTCCCAAACGGCCGGTGTGGCTGGTCGCTTTCGATCAGGAGGAATGGGGGATGCTCGGCAGTGCTTCACTCGCCGCGCAGCTGAAAAAAACAGGGCAAGACCTCAAGCTCATGGTGAGCCTGGAAATGCTTGCTTTCACAAGCGAACAGCAGAGCTACCCCCATCCCGCGATGCGGCACATCTACGGCGATCGAGGGGATTTCATCGCACTGGTGGCCAATGCAGGCGCGGGATTGATGCTCCCTCGTCTCACCCATTCCATGGGACAACACGTGACCACCAAACTGCTTCCGGTTCTGCGTGCCGGCCATGACTTTCCCGCGGTGCGCCGTAGCGACCACAGCCCGTTTTGGGATCGCGGCTACAACGCGCTGATGGTGACCGACACCTCATTCCTGCGGAACCCGAATTACCACCAGATGAGCGACACGATCGACAGCTTGGATCTGCCGTTCTTTGCATCGGTGATTGATGGGCTCCACAGTGGCTTGAGCGGCCTTTGA
- a CDS encoding type II toxin-antitoxin system VapC family toxin translates to MIVLDTNVLSELMRQQPADDVLTWADQLSAQEVTITAMNEAEILQGIARLPDSQRRQQLQHGWDMLLGTVLQQPVLPFNSDAAQWFAALVSHREGLGRPISTADAVIAATALAHDGQLATRNTADFDAIGLKLINPWDLDGQYN, encoded by the coding sequence GTGATTGTTCTCGATACGAATGTGCTGTCGGAACTGATGAGACAGCAACCTGCCGACGACGTTCTGACCTGGGCGGATCAGCTCAGCGCGCAGGAGGTGACGATCACAGCCATGAACGAAGCCGAGATCCTGCAGGGCATCGCCCGCTTGCCCGACTCCCAACGCCGGCAGCAACTGCAGCATGGCTGGGACATGCTTCTCGGCACCGTGCTCCAGCAGCCCGTGCTGCCGTTCAACAGCGATGCAGCGCAGTGGTTCGCTGCCCTGGTGAGCCATCGCGAAGGCCTGGGCCGGCCGATCAGCACCGCCGACGCCGTGATCGCGGCGACGGCTCTTGCCCATGACGGCCAACTAGCCACCCGCAACACCGCGGACTTCGACGCCATTGGCCTGAAGTTGATCAACCCCTGGGATCTGGATGGCCAATACAACTGA
- a CDS encoding protein adenylyltransferase SelO family protein yields the protein MASTANSFTEFAERVDYSLLENLRPDPEATSDGNDHRPRPVFSGHWVPVTPTPIPEPEYVAHSQTLFAELGLDDGLAHDAAFTSLFSGDASVATPPMRPWGWATGYALSIYGTEYIQQCPFGTGNGYGDGRAMSIVEGVFNGKRWEMQLKGGGPTPYCRGADGRAVLRSSVREFLAQELMHALGVPTSRSLTLYMSRAESVRRPWYSENSRSFDPDVMVDNHAAISTRVAPSFLRVGQIELFARRARDDAHPEARRELRLIVQHVIERNYRPDIDPSLPFNQQVLELARLFRERLTSLVANWMRVGYCQGNFNSDNCAAGGYTLDYGPFGFCELFDPRFQPWTGGGAHFSFFNQPVAAEANYRMFWKSLRTLLEGDNNAQEQLDELQSGFAAAMQQQLEAMWASKLGLSSYNEALVTELLQLMAASKADYTKTFRLLCDCPGHPSELHASFYLPSTDELDVQWQAWLERWHASLSSNDNLSETSAAMRRVNPAITWREWLIAPAYQQAEQGDHDLVRELQALFSHPYDAPSSELTKRYDQLKPRQFFSAGGISHYSCSS from the coding sequence ATGGCCTCCACCGCGAACAGCTTCACGGAGTTCGCCGAGCGGGTCGACTACTCCCTGCTGGAGAACCTGCGGCCGGATCCTGAGGCCACCTCCGACGGCAACGATCACCGTCCCCGTCCGGTGTTCTCCGGCCACTGGGTGCCGGTGACACCGACGCCGATTCCCGAGCCGGAATATGTGGCCCACAGCCAGACCCTGTTCGCTGAACTGGGCCTGGACGATGGCCTGGCCCACGACGCTGCCTTCACCAGCCTGTTCTCCGGTGATGCCTCCGTGGCCACCCCACCGATGCGCCCCTGGGGCTGGGCCACGGGCTATGCACTCTCGATCTACGGCACCGAATACATCCAGCAGTGTCCCTTCGGGACGGGCAATGGCTACGGCGACGGCCGGGCCATGTCGATCGTGGAGGGCGTCTTCAACGGCAAACGCTGGGAGATGCAGCTCAAAGGCGGTGGCCCCACCCCCTATTGCCGCGGTGCCGATGGACGCGCCGTGCTGCGCTCGAGCGTGCGTGAGTTCCTGGCCCAGGAGTTGATGCATGCCCTCGGCGTTCCCACCTCACGCTCGCTGACGCTGTACATGTCGCGCGCTGAAAGCGTGCGGCGCCCCTGGTACTCGGAGAACTCCCGCTCCTTCGATCCGGACGTGATGGTGGACAACCATGCAGCCATCAGCACCCGCGTTGCCCCTTCGTTTCTACGCGTTGGCCAGATCGAACTGTTCGCCCGCCGCGCCCGCGACGATGCCCACCCGGAGGCACGCCGGGAGTTGCGGTTGATCGTGCAACACGTGATCGAGCGCAATTACCGCCCCGACATCGATCCGAGCCTGCCGTTCAACCAGCAGGTGCTCGAGCTGGCCCGCCTCTTCCGCGAACGACTCACCTCTCTGGTCGCCAATTGGATGCGGGTTGGCTACTGCCAGGGCAATTTCAACAGCGACAACTGCGCCGCCGGCGGCTACACCCTCGATTACGGCCCCTTCGGATTCTGTGAACTGTTTGATCCCCGCTTCCAACCCTGGACCGGCGGTGGTGCCCACTTCTCCTTCTTCAACCAACCGGTGGCTGCGGAAGCGAACTACCGCATGTTCTGGAAATCGCTGCGCACTCTGCTCGAAGGAGACAACAACGCACAGGAGCAGCTCGATGAACTTCAAAGCGGCTTCGCCGCAGCGATGCAGCAGCAACTGGAAGCGATGTGGGCCAGCAAGCTCGGCCTGAGCTCCTACAACGAAGCACTCGTCACCGAACTGCTGCAGCTGATGGCGGCCTCCAAGGCCGATTACACCAAAACGTTCCGCCTGCTCTGCGACTGCCCCGGTCATCCATCCGAGCTGCATGCGAGCTTCTACCTGCCCAGCACCGACGAGCTCGATGTCCAGTGGCAGGCCTGGTTAGAGCGCTGGCACGCCTCACTCAGCAGCAACGACAACCTCAGCGAGACATCTGCAGCGATGCGTCGCGTCAACCCCGCCATCACCTGGCGCGAGTGGCTGATTGCCCCCGCCTACCAGCAGGCGGAACAGGGCGACCACGATCTGGTGCGAGAGCTGCAGGCGCTGTTCAGTCATCCCTATGACGCACCTTCCAGCGAGCTGACCAAGAGATATGACCAACTCAAACCACGCCAGTTCTTCAGCGCTGGTGGCATCTCCCACTACAGCTGTTCGTCTTGA
- a CDS encoding ParA family protein — MFLTVFGQKGGVAKTCTSLHLACVWAQQGHSVCVVDADRNRSATAYAARGMLPFEVVPVEAAAKATRSAQVIITDGQASSHEEELKNLSAGADLVLLPTTPQARSVELTIELSSILRGMDTMHVALLVKVDSRKQRLANDARQTLEGFGVDVLAAEIPLLAAFEKAEVEGVCVSEAVDDRGRADLRRMGGWSGYCSAAVQIRERLLAKDGPQSMIA, encoded by the coding sequence ATGTTTCTGACGGTTTTCGGACAAAAAGGAGGTGTTGCCAAAACCTGCACCAGTCTTCATCTCGCCTGCGTCTGGGCACAGCAGGGCCATTCGGTGTGTGTGGTGGATGCAGACCGCAACCGTTCCGCCACCGCCTATGCCGCCCGCGGGATGTTGCCGTTTGAGGTGGTGCCGGTTGAGGCCGCTGCGAAAGCAACCCGATCGGCTCAGGTGATCATCACCGACGGTCAGGCCAGCAGCCATGAAGAGGAACTCAAGAACCTTTCGGCTGGAGCTGATCTGGTGTTGTTGCCGACAACGCCCCAGGCGCGTTCTGTGGAACTCACGATCGAGCTTTCCTCCATCCTGCGTGGCATGGACACGATGCACGTGGCTCTGCTGGTGAAAGTGGACAGTCGTAAGCAGCGCCTGGCGAATGATGCCCGTCAGACGCTCGAGGGCTTCGGGGTGGATGTTCTGGCCGCGGAGATTCCGTTGTTGGCGGCCTTTGAAAAGGCGGAGGTTGAAGGTGTTTGTGTCTCCGAAGCGGTCGATGATCGTGGACGTGCCGATCTGCGCCGGATGGGTGGTTGGTCGGGATATTGCTCAGCAGCCGTGCAGATCCGGGAACGACTGCTTGCGAAGGATGGTCCGCAGTCGATGATCGCCTGA
- a CDS encoding glycosyl hydrolase family 57 yields the protein MQSDLPIWRQHSNLELDRIQSGFACALHMHQPTIPAGADGALISHLQYMVEHQGEGDNHNAEPFAQCYRRLADLLPQLIQEGCNPRIMLDYSGNLLWGVGQMGREDITGALRFLACDVEMQRHVEWLGSFWGHAVAPSTPIPDLKLQISAWQHQFAAMFGEATLQRVRGFSPPEMHLPNHPDTLFEFISALNQCGYRWLLVQEHSVETLDGAPLSQEQKYLPNRLIARNSSGETCSITALIKTQGSDTKLVGQMQPFYEAMGLQPLALGSRKVPPLVSQIADGENGGVMMNEFPSAFIQANQRLRGEQNGTVAINGTEYLELLDAAGCSSDQFPSIQAVQQQRLWQRIEHPATPAKVSQAIAALTQAGEGFSMEGASWTNNLSWVEGYENVLEPMNQLSARFHQRFDEALADDPTLSGSSEYQEALLHVLLLETSCFRYWGQGTWTDYARTIHKRGEELLI from the coding sequence ATGCAATCAGACCTCCCCATCTGGCGCCAGCACAGCAACCTGGAACTGGATCGGATTCAATCCGGATTCGCCTGTGCACTGCACATGCACCAACCGACCATCCCCGCCGGTGCCGATGGCGCGTTGATCTCCCATCTCCAGTACATGGTTGAGCATCAGGGGGAAGGCGACAACCACAACGCCGAACCGTTCGCCCAGTGCTACCGGCGGCTGGCAGACCTGTTACCGCAGTTGATCCAGGAGGGATGCAACCCGCGCATCATGCTGGATTACTCAGGGAATCTGCTCTGGGGCGTCGGGCAGATGGGGCGGGAGGACATCACCGGAGCACTTCGCTTCCTGGCCTGCGATGTTGAAATGCAGCGCCATGTGGAGTGGCTTGGCAGCTTCTGGGGTCACGCCGTGGCTCCCTCAACACCGATCCCAGATCTGAAGCTGCAGATCTCGGCCTGGCAGCATCAGTTCGCAGCCATGTTCGGGGAGGCCACGCTGCAGCGGGTCAGAGGCTTCTCCCCGCCGGAGATGCACCTGCCCAACCATCCCGACACCCTGTTCGAATTCATCAGCGCCCTGAACCAGTGCGGTTATCGCTGGTTACTGGTGCAGGAGCACAGTGTGGAAACACTGGATGGCGCACCTCTCAGCCAGGAACAGAAATATCTGCCGAATCGACTGATCGCCAGAAACAGCTCGGGGGAGACGTGCAGCATCACGGCGCTGATCAAGACCCAGGGTTCTGACACCAAACTGGTGGGCCAGATGCAACCCTTCTATGAAGCAATGGGGCTGCAACCATTGGCATTGGGGAGTCGCAAGGTGCCCCCTTTGGTGAGCCAGATAGCCGATGGTGAGAACGGGGGCGTGATGATGAACGAATTCCCGTCTGCGTTTATCCAGGCGAACCAGCGCCTCCGCGGCGAGCAGAACGGCACAGTTGCCATCAACGGCACCGAATATCTCGAACTGCTGGATGCCGCTGGATGCAGCAGCGATCAGTTCCCGAGCATCCAGGCCGTGCAGCAGCAGCGCCTTTGGCAGCGCATTGAACATCCAGCCACACCAGCCAAGGTGTCCCAGGCCATTGCCGCACTCACACAGGCCGGAGAGGGATTCTCAATGGAGGGAGCCTCCTGGACAAACAACCTCAGCTGGGTGGAGGGGTACGAGAACGTGCTCGAGCCGATGAACCAACTCAGTGCGCGATTTCATCAACGCTTTGACGAGGCCCTGGCCGACGATCCAACCCTCAGCGGCAGCTCTGAATATCAGGAAGCCCTGCTGCATGTGTTGCTGCTGGAAACCAGCTGTTTTCGTTACTGGGGCCAGGGAACCTGGACGGACTACGCCCGCACAATCCACAAACGCGGCGAAGAACTGTTGATCTGA
- a CDS encoding lipocalin-like domain-containing protein — protein sequence MSASSVQPQERPTTSHHVHGVWSLVSYTVEVNDSGETFPPMGDKPSGYVIFTPEGRLAFTLSAEGRQPAESIEDSAGLLSSMIAYTGTYTLDGDRWITKVDVAWNPEWVGTEQTRYFRIDDDKLTVTTPWRVMPNWPEKGLTRSIVTFQRCR from the coding sequence TTGAGCGCCTCATCCGTCCAACCGCAGGAGCGACCAACAACAAGCCATCACGTCCACGGCGTCTGGAGCCTGGTGTCGTACACCGTGGAAGTCAACGATTCGGGAGAGACGTTTCCGCCGATGGGGGACAAGCCCTCGGGGTATGTGATTTTCACGCCTGAAGGACGTCTTGCCTTCACCCTCTCCGCCGAAGGGCGCCAGCCGGCTGAAAGCATCGAGGACAGTGCCGGCTTGCTCAGCAGCATGATCGCCTACACCGGCACCTACACGCTGGACGGGGATCGCTGGATCACCAAGGTGGATGTGGCCTGGAATCCGGAGTGGGTCGGCACCGAGCAGACCCGCTATTTCCGCATTGACGATGACAAACTCACCGTTACAACACCCTGGCGCGTGATGCCGAACTGGCCTGAAAAAGGGCTTACCCGCAGCATCGTGACCTTCCAGCGCTGCCGTTAG
- a CDS encoding DUF1499 domain-containing protein yields MAVLASLFLPLLMLFHLVGPIPADLGVHDGKLSPCPGPAHCAQRQWAMTDSGAEFRTLANAVETLPRTQIIERTEQYLHAEVSSALFGFVDDLELLDTGTGIEARSISRLGDSDLGVNANRLAGLRP; encoded by the coding sequence GTGGCCGTCCTTGCATCACTGTTTTTACCGCTGCTGATGCTGTTTCACCTTGTCGGCCCGATCCCAGCTGATCTTGGCGTTCACGACGGCAAGCTCAGCCCTTGCCCGGGGCCTGCTCACTGCGCTCAGAGGCAATGGGCCATGACGGATTCCGGCGCTGAATTCAGAACTCTGGCGAATGCGGTGGAGACGCTTCCACGCACGCAGATCATCGAGCGCACCGAGCAGTATCTGCATGCGGAAGTGAGCAGTGCCTTGTTCGGATTCGTGGATGATCTCGAGCTGCTCGACACCGGAACAGGCATCGAAGCCCGTTCCATCTCAAGGCTTGGCGATTCAGACCTCGGCGTCAACGCAAATCGCTTGGCGGGACTCAGGCCTTGA
- a CDS encoding DUF4278 domain-containing protein, whose translation MTLTYRGQRYVQTKTAGANNQKPALTYRGVSYAK comes from the coding sequence ATGACCCTGACCTATCGCGGCCAGCGCTACGTGCAAACAAAAACTGCCGGCGCCAACAATCAGAAGCCTGCACTGACCTACCGCGGCGTCTCTTACGCCAAGTGA
- a CDS encoding response regulator transcription factor, whose amino-acid sequence MELRLDSRALQDAVVQARKLLQDRRLVAVFGDRLTLMSFCVAEPIRSSLVGAATTEDEGFELVKRTQPDLLICSSDLETGYGPDLLRRVKAERPSCQLLIVLVRETQAVVQEAMQAFADGVIFKSSLGTGRGDLISALQTIASGGIYYPEEIRRLAASAPTAHLPPLVEDLTPRELEVVAAVSHGLKNHSIADLLGVSVETVKTHVGNAMDKLGARDRTQMAVTALLYGLIDPRGSN is encoded by the coding sequence ATGGAGCTACGGCTTGATTCACGCGCCCTGCAGGACGCGGTCGTCCAGGCAAGAAAGCTGCTCCAGGATCGTCGGCTTGTAGCCGTCTTCGGGGATCGTCTCACCTTGATGTCCTTTTGCGTCGCCGAGCCGATTCGTTCGTCGCTGGTGGGTGCCGCCACCACGGAAGACGAAGGCTTTGAGTTGGTCAAACGCACCCAGCCCGATCTGTTGATCTGCAGTTCGGATCTGGAAACCGGCTATGGCCCTGATCTGCTGAGGCGTGTGAAGGCGGAACGGCCCAGCTGTCAGTTGCTGATTGTGCTGGTCCGTGAAACCCAGGCGGTGGTTCAGGAGGCGATGCAGGCCTTTGCCGATGGGGTGATCTTCAAATCCAGCCTTGGCACCGGTCGCGGTGATCTGATCAGTGCACTCCAGACCATCGCCTCAGGTGGCATTTACTACCCCGAAGAGATTCGACGACTCGCTGCATCAGCTCCCACGGCCCACCTGCCGCCGCTGGTTGAAGACCTCACGCCCCGTGAACTCGAGGTGGTGGCGGCCGTGTCCCACGGTCTTAAGAACCATTCGATCGCTGATCTGCTCGGTGTGTCTGTGGAAACAGTGAAGACGCACGTCGGCAATGCCATGGACAAACTCGGCGCCCGTGATCGCACCCAGATGGCCGTGACGGCCTTGCTGTATGGCCTGATTGATCCACGGGGATCCAACTGA
- a CDS encoding DUF427 domain-containing protein, with translation MQAILNGTVIADSDDIVMVDGNPYFPRAAMRPEYFRESSHNTVCGWKGTARYWDVVLGELVICNAVWAYDDPKPKAESIRERFAFYRGKGVDVI, from the coding sequence ATGCAGGCAATCCTCAACGGCACTGTGATTGCTGACAGTGACGACATCGTGATGGTGGATGGCAATCCTTATTTCCCTCGTGCTGCGATGCGTCCTGAGTATTTCCGTGAATCCAGCCACAACACGGTGTGCGGCTGGAAGGGAACGGCTCGCTATTGGGATGTTGTGCTTGGTGAGCTGGTGATCTGTAACGCTGTCTGGGCCTACGACGATCCCAAGCCGAAAGCAGAGTCAATCCGTGAGCGTTTTGCTTTCTACCGAGGCAAGGGTGTGGATGTGATTTAG
- a CDS encoding Arc family DNA-binding protein: MTIASVDSNDSTAGSNRTMATLTIRNLDDAVRDRLRQRAAKHGHSMEEEVRQILRQVVKPGDTAATSKGLGSRIHNHFAQLGGCDLELPSRSDTPSAPSLEP, translated from the coding sequence ATGACCATCGCTAGCGTTGACAGCAATGACAGCACTGCTGGTAGCAATCGAACCATGGCCACCCTCACGATCCGCAACCTCGACGACGCCGTGCGCGATCGCCTCCGGCAGCGCGCAGCGAAACACGGACACTCCATGGAGGAAGAGGTACGCCAGATCCTTCGCCAGGTAGTGAAACCGGGTGACACAGCAGCAACCAGCAAGGGGCTGGGCTCCCGCATTCACAACCACTTCGCCCAGCTCGGGGGCTGCGATTTGGAGTTGCCATCAAGGAGCGACACGCCATCAGCACCGAGCCTTGAGCCGTGA
- a CDS encoding MSMEG_0569 family flavin-dependent oxidoreductase has product MKSTSTRQSHQVVVIGAGQAGLSVAYALQQHGIRPLVLEKHRIGYAWDQQRWDSFCLVTPNWQCRLPDFPYDGEEPEGFMDKHAIVSFLQRFARHVAGDVREGVAVQRLTPNGHGYRLISSEGEIEAEQVVVATGGYHVPRRHPLAERLPGSILQLDARDYRNPDGLPPGPVLVVGSGQSGSQIAEDLFLAGRTVHLSVGSAPRSPRRYRGRDVVDWLDRMGYYSMPISEHADPRSVRAKTNHYLTGRDGGREIDLRRRALEGMRLHGRLGEISSEHLGFANDLGDNLDQADAVYCRIRSSIDSWIQQNQIEAPLEPPYSPCWQPSPMADPGLDLQSDPLAAVIWCTGYRSDFSWIDAPVFDGAGQPTHERGVTHSAGLYFLGLPWLNTWGSGRFCGVKDDADYLARLISLRLQRRDASQERLECTAILGS; this is encoded by the coding sequence ATGAAAAGTACATCCACCAGACAATCCCACCAGGTTGTTGTCATTGGCGCTGGACAGGCTGGATTGTCGGTGGCCTACGCCCTGCAGCAGCACGGCATCCGTCCGTTGGTGCTCGAGAAACACCGCATCGGCTACGCCTGGGATCAGCAGCGCTGGGATTCCTTCTGCCTGGTCACGCCCAACTGGCAGTGCCGTTTGCCCGACTTCCCTTACGACGGCGAAGAGCCGGAGGGATTCATGGACAAACACGCAATCGTGAGCTTCCTTCAACGCTTTGCCAGGCATGTGGCAGGTGATGTGAGAGAGGGCGTTGCCGTACAACGACTGACGCCGAATGGCCATGGCTATCGCCTGATTTCCAGCGAAGGAGAGATTGAAGCAGAGCAGGTCGTCGTTGCCACCGGTGGATACCACGTACCGCGTCGGCATCCCCTGGCTGAACGGCTTCCCGGTTCAATCCTGCAGCTCGATGCCCGTGATTACCGCAATCCCGATGGGTTACCCCCAGGTCCTGTCCTGGTGGTGGGCAGTGGTCAGTCCGGAAGCCAGATCGCCGAAGATCTTTTTCTGGCAGGACGAACGGTGCACCTGAGCGTGGGCAGCGCTCCCCGTTCTCCGCGTCGATACCGCGGGCGAGATGTCGTGGACTGGCTGGATCGCATGGGCTACTACTCCATGCCGATCAGCGAACATGCAGACCCGCGCAGTGTGCGTGCCAAAACGAATCACTACCTCACCGGTCGGGATGGGGGGCGCGAGATCGACCTGCGCCGTCGGGCCCTGGAGGGGATGCGACTGCATGGCCGACTGGGCGAGATCAGTTCAGAGCACCTTGGCTTTGCCAACGATCTCGGCGACAACCTGGACCAGGCCGATGCTGTGTACTGCCGGATCCGAAGCAGCATCGACAGCTGGATTCAACAGAATCAGATTGAAGCGCCGCTTGAACCGCCCTACTCCCCCTGCTGGCAGCCATCACCAATGGCAGACCCAGGACTCGATCTCCAGAGCGATCCGCTGGCAGCCGTGATCTGGTGCACTGGCTATCGAAGCGACTTCAGCTGGATTGATGCACCAGTGTTCGACGGCGCTGGACAACCCACCCACGAGCGGGGGGTGACCCACAGCGCCGGCCTTTACTTCCTTGGACTGCCCTGGCTGAACACCTGGGGCTCCGGACGGTTCTGCGGCGTCAAAGACGACGCGGACTATCTGGCCAGACTGATCAGCCTGCGGCTGCAGCGGCGAGACGCAAGCCAGGAACGGCTGGAGTGCACAGCCATCCTCGGCTCCTGA
- a CDS encoding DUF429 domain-containing protein, producing the protein MANTTDPINGPCILGIDAAWTAHNPSGVALVQRKAEGWQCLALAPSYDAFIGLASGQHWDPKIKASGSRPDPAALLQATQQLGGEEVSCIAVDMPLATTPITSRRAADTAIASRFGPRGCAVHSPSSERPGPIADQLRADFAALGYRLHTTAVPTPFPALIEVYPHVALLALLERNYRVPYKVSRSLQYWKAESLTPAERIERLLIEFRAIRTGLEAHISGIPEFIPEPSEVKTLASLKPIEDMLDALICAWMGIEHLEGRTAGLGDESAAIWIPASLIA; encoded by the coding sequence ATGGCCAATACAACTGATCCAATCAACGGCCCGTGCATCCTCGGCATCGATGCGGCCTGGACGGCCCACAACCCTAGTGGTGTGGCTCTGGTGCAACGAAAAGCTGAGGGTTGGCAATGCCTGGCCCTGGCCCCCAGCTACGACGCCTTCATCGGCCTGGCATCGGGGCAGCACTGGGATCCAAAGATCAAAGCCAGCGGCAGCAGGCCCGACCCCGCAGCTCTGCTTCAGGCCACACAGCAACTGGGCGGTGAAGAAGTCAGCTGCATAGCCGTCGACATGCCCCTGGCCACGACTCCGATCACCAGCCGACGGGCCGCCGACACCGCCATCGCCAGTCGTTTCGGGCCTCGGGGCTGCGCTGTTCACAGTCCCTCGAGCGAACGCCCCGGCCCCATTGCCGATCAGCTGCGCGCCGACTTCGCCGCTCTTGGCTACCGGCTGCACACCACCGCTGTCCCCACACCCTTCCCTGCCCTGATCGAGGTCTATCCCCACGTCGCCCTGTTGGCACTGCTGGAGCGCAACTACCGGGTTCCCTACAAGGTGAGTCGCTCACTGCAGTACTGGAAGGCCGAGTCGCTCACACCCGCCGAACGCATCGAACGGCTGCTGATCGAATTCCGAGCGATCAGAACCGGCCTTGAGGCCCACATCAGCGGCATTCCGGAGTTCATCCCCGAGCCATCTGAGGTGAAAACCCTGGCGTCCCTCAAGCCGATCGAAGACATGCTCGATGCCCTGATCTGCGCCTGGATGGGGATCGAACACCTCGAAGGCCGCACCGCTGGGCTGGGGGATGAGAGCGCCGCGATCTGGATTCCGGCAAGCCTGATTGCGTAG
- a CDS encoding TIGR03643 family protein: MSARQPLTIEEVDRVIEMAWEDRTPFEAIEMQFGLKEKDVIALMRAEMKSSSFRMWRRRVSGRHTKHQATSRADRFRAACHR, translated from the coding sequence ATGAGTGCTCGTCAGCCTCTAACGATCGAGGAGGTGGATCGTGTGATCGAAATGGCCTGGGAAGATCGCACCCCTTTTGAGGCAATTGAGATGCAATTCGGCCTCAAAGAGAAGGATGTGATCGCCTTGATGCGCGCTGAGATGAAGTCTTCTTCATTTCGAATGTGGAGACGACGTGTCAGCGGTCGTCACACCAAACATCAGGCAACCAGCCGGGCCGATCGGTTTCGGGCTGCCTGCCACCGCTGA